The following are from one region of the Sphingomonas sp. J315 genome:
- a CDS encoding DUF6468 domain-containing protein, giving the protein MTYSLIANVLTMLFCTVTIIQSIRMMRALNALKKNDLGQVVSTLDQATVQARLVLSELKGTLTQYARGTHDAARAKAVADELKMMIEIADSTAERLVDVAAAARRAELVDRY; this is encoded by the coding sequence ATGACCTATTCGCTGATCGCGAACGTGCTGACGATGCTGTTCTGCACGGTGACCATCATCCAGAGCATTCGCATGATGCGCGCGCTCAACGCGCTCAAGAAGAACGATCTGGGACAGGTCGTCTCGACGCTGGACCAGGCGACGGTGCAGGCGCGGCTGGTGCTGTCCGAACTGAAGGGCACGCTTACGCAATATGCTCGCGGCACGCATGACGCGGCGCGCGCCAAGGCGGTGGCGGACGAGCTGAAAATGATGATCGAGATCGCGGACTCGACCGCCGAACGGCTGGTCGATGTCGCCGCCGCCGCGCGGCGAGCCGAGCTGGTGGATCGTTACTGA
- a CDS encoding flagellar basal body-associated FliL family protein produces the protein MSDEIIVEATDGTAPAKGKMGKKKLLIIAGAALLVLGGGGGGAAWFLLGSDDAAAKTAGGEEAETDEGAKEEGKGGEKKDGKSGNYLDVPPLVVNLRSADGAARFLKIHFVLVPGPAGSVDKLQEKLPLVIDAYQPFLRELRPEDLNGSGAVYRVKEELLIRATQILGHDQVKDVLIQDLVQQ, from the coding sequence ATGAGCGACGAAATCATCGTCGAGGCCACGGACGGAACGGCTCCCGCCAAGGGGAAGATGGGCAAGAAGAAGCTGCTCATCATCGCTGGCGCAGCCCTGCTCGTGCTGGGCGGCGGCGGCGGCGGAGCGGCCTGGTTCCTGCTCGGGTCCGACGACGCGGCGGCAAAAACTGCCGGGGGCGAAGAGGCCGAGACGGACGAAGGCGCCAAGGAAGAGGGCAAGGGCGGCGAGAAGAAGGACGGCAAGTCCGGCAACTACCTCGACGTCCCCCCGCTGGTCGTGAACCTGCGCAGCGCGGACGGTGCCGCGCGGTTCCTCAAGATCCATTTCGTGCTGGTTCCCGGTCCCGCCGGTTCGGTCGACAAGCTGCAGGAAAAGCTCCCGCTCGTCATCGACGCCTATCAGCCCTTCCTGCGCGAGCTGCGCCCCGAAGACCTCAACGGGTCGGGCGCGGTCTATCGCGTGAAAGAAGAGCTGCTGATCCGCGCCACCCAGATCCTGGGGCACGATCAGGTGAAGGACGTCCTCATCCAGGACTTGGTTCAGCAATGA
- a CDS encoding MotE family protein gives MRVPFLLLTAAAATLGAVANGVDAAVTVGESAVPKTRLGSQIEGELNDAQRKEAERRRALDLREQALKAARLRLKRQQAEAEAKAAAEGKPAAGAPAPGAPAGQPPAEEKRYSDLARIFQSMKPAKAAPVFEKLSPDVQFQVAQRMRDRNAALMMQAMSPEAAAALGMALARGGSQQAKGAAAAPARGTRPAAR, from the coding sequence ATGCGCGTCCCCTTCCTGCTTCTCACCGCCGCCGCCGCCACGCTTGGCGCGGTGGCAAACGGCGTTGATGCAGCGGTCACGGTCGGTGAGTCCGCCGTCCCCAAGACCCGGCTGGGCAGCCAGATCGAAGGCGAACTGAACGACGCCCAGCGCAAGGAGGCAGAACGCCGCCGCGCGCTGGACCTGCGCGAACAGGCGCTGAAGGCGGCGCGGCTGCGGCTGAAGCGCCAGCAGGCAGAGGCGGAAGCCAAGGCTGCAGCGGAAGGCAAACCGGCAGCGGGCGCGCCCGCCCCGGGTGCGCCAGCTGGCCAGCCACCCGCCGAGGAAAAGCGCTACAGCGACCTCGCCCGCATCTTCCAGTCGATGAAGCCGGCCAAGGCCGCGCCGGTGTTCGAGAAGCTGAGCCCCGACGTCCAGTTCCAGGTGGCGCAGCGGATGCGCGACCGCAACGCCGCGCTGATGATGCAGGCGATGTCGCCCGAAGCCGCCGCCGCGCTGGGAATGGCGCTGGCCAGAGGCGGATCGCAACAGGCAAAAGGTGCCGCAGCGGCCCCGGCCCGGGGCACGCGACCCGCCGCAAGATGA
- a CDS encoding endoglucanase yields MTRSARLLATLLLAGTASAAVAAGDGRTSAPAAPTGAVAKPPPFAAQLAEMPRAAPGAHPAVDVPLAWSIIARSTAKTRQAARWKLATALLSERRGAEALGVLETMQRDDNALDMVPAWRLAIGKANVMAARGNAALTWFNAPELMADPEACAWRIRAGAAIDGAAGSALLKCAVPGILAHRGAERAAFLLDTATGLNRAGHHGRALKFLAALPDQHSAANLQRGIALIATGQQDAGKLRLERVMLSGTAAERAAAELTLIRDGFERGALKPAAAAKRLDTLTFRWRGGEVERTALELKWQIAERAHDPVMALVASATLFRHFDLGAQTGPTLTRIQAGLLALVNDAKRPIAQSAGLFWEYRDLSPTGAPGDLLVSNLADRLSAAGLHVRAAELLQHQMQNRAIDIAKGPLSVRIARLLLLADKPDQVLAILRRSDGPDYPAPIAQDRRRMQVIATWRMGRREDALAMLDHVDGAADLRAEMLWQARDWKRFVEANRDVIAPARKGAVLRQAVALVMLGDEPGLAALRQRYLPALKGTKAGEALGALASPNGAANPAALDAAMAGVSETTADGDLLLLARG; encoded by the coding sequence ATGACCCGTTCCGCGCGTCTGCTCGCCACGCTTCTGCTCGCCGGAACCGCCAGTGCCGCGGTGGCGGCCGGCGATGGCCGGACAAGCGCACCCGCCGCGCCGACCGGCGCGGTCGCCAAACCGCCACCCTTCGCCGCACAGCTCGCCGAGATGCCGCGTGCTGCGCCGGGCGCACATCCCGCAGTCGATGTCCCGCTCGCCTGGTCGATCATCGCGCGCAGCACGGCCAAGACGCGGCAGGCCGCGCGCTGGAAACTGGCCACGGCACTGCTTTCGGAGCGGCGCGGCGCGGAAGCGCTCGGCGTCCTGGAAACGATGCAGCGCGACGATAATGCGCTCGACATGGTCCCTGCCTGGCGTCTCGCGATCGGCAAGGCGAACGTCATGGCCGCGCGCGGCAACGCTGCGCTGACCTGGTTCAACGCGCCCGAACTGATGGCCGATCCTGAAGCCTGTGCCTGGCGAATCCGCGCCGGTGCGGCGATCGACGGTGCGGCGGGCAGCGCACTGCTGAAATGTGCGGTGCCGGGTATTCTGGCGCATCGCGGGGCGGAGCGCGCAGCGTTCCTGCTCGACACAGCGACCGGCCTGAACCGGGCGGGGCACCATGGCCGCGCGTTGAAATTTCTGGCTGCGCTTCCCGACCAGCATTCCGCCGCCAACTTGCAGCGCGGGATCGCGTTGATCGCGACTGGGCAGCAGGATGCGGGCAAGCTGCGGCTTGAACGGGTGATGTTGTCGGGAACCGCCGCCGAGCGGGCCGCCGCCGAACTGACGCTGATCCGCGACGGGTTTGAGCGCGGAGCTCTGAAGCCCGCTGCGGCAGCCAAGCGGCTGGACACGCTTACCTTTCGCTGGCGCGGTGGCGAGGTCGAGCGCACGGCGCTTGAGCTGAAATGGCAGATTGCCGAGCGCGCGCATGACCCGGTGATGGCGCTGGTCGCATCGGCCACCTTGTTCCGTCATTTCGACCTCGGCGCACAGACCGGTCCGACGCTGACGCGGATTCAGGCCGGACTGCTGGCGCTGGTCAACGACGCCAAGCGCCCGATCGCGCAATCGGCCGGGCTGTTCTGGGAGTATCGCGACCTGTCACCGACGGGAGCGCCGGGCGACCTGCTGGTCAGCAACCTTGCCGACCGGCTGTCCGCCGCCGGGCTCCACGTCCGAGCCGCCGAATTGCTGCAGCACCAGATGCAGAACCGCGCGATCGACATCGCCAAGGGGCCGCTGTCGGTGCGCATCGCCCGACTGCTGCTGCTTGCCGACAAGCCCGATCAGGTGCTGGCAATCCTGCGCCGCAGCGACGGGCCGGATTATCCCGCACCGATCGCACAGGATCGGCGGCGCATGCAGGTCATCGCGACCTGGCGCATGGGCCGACGCGAAGATGCGCTGGCGATGCTCGACCATGTCGACGGAGCTGCGGACCTTCGCGCCGAAATGCTGTGGCAGGCGCGCGACTGGAAGCGGTTCGTCGAGGCCAATCGCGATGTCATTGCCCCGGCACGAAAGGGCGCGGTGCTGCGTCAGGCGGTTGCGCTGGTGATGCTGGGCGACGAGCCGGGCCTCGCCGCGTTGCGCCAGCGATACCTCCCCGCGTTGAAGGGGACAAAGGCCGGCGAGGCGCTGGGGGCGCTTGCCTCGCCGAACGGCGCGGCCAACCCCGCCGCACTTGATGCAGCGATGGCCGGCGTGTCCGAGACCACCGCCGACGGCGACCTGCTGCTGCTCGCGCGCGGGTAA
- a CDS encoding flagellin produces MTATTIDQLSGTAAADHFDDGDAIARARVGDGLDLNYGITASEIGLAMTDIYRQLVEAGPYGDRLTDAQKTALTSIKDQLDDAVTGIRTVNAENGRRLAQAETLVDRSNERALVLKDIISRNEDADLAQVAMDLAMHKTTLEASYSVFTQLNELSLLNYLR; encoded by the coding sequence GTGACCGCGACGACGATCGACCAACTCTCCGGGACCGCTGCGGCGGACCATTTCGACGATGGCGACGCGATTGCGCGTGCGCGTGTTGGCGACGGGCTCGACCTCAATTACGGGATCACCGCGAGCGAGATCGGGCTCGCAATGACCGACATCTACCGCCAGCTGGTTGAGGCCGGTCCATATGGCGACCGCTTGACCGACGCGCAGAAGACCGCGCTGACGAGTATCAAGGACCAGCTTGACGACGCCGTCACCGGTATCCGTACCGTGAATGCGGAGAATGGCCGCCGCCTCGCCCAGGCGGAGACGCTGGTGGATCGCTCCAACGAGCGCGCGCTGGTGCTTAAGGATATCATCAGCCGTAACGAAGACGCCGATCTCGCCCAGGTCGCGATGGACCTGGCGATGCATAAGACGACGTTGGAGGCCAGCTACTCGGTCTTCACCCAGCTCAATGAGCTCAGCCTGCTCAACTATCTGCGGTGA
- the fliM gene encoding flagellar motor switch protein FliM yields MSDDFEDFDLPEPPRLDPGADALLDQAGIDALFGQVGGFSQPKEGLRAVIESNVISRERLPMLEVVFDRMVRIFATSMRNLTSDAIDVSLEEVTSIRFGDYLNHIMLPAMIGVFRVEEWENYGLVSVDSSLIYAVVDALLGGRRGGGDQVMIDGRGFTTIETDLVSRMLGHVLNDLSISMAPITPTTIELERVESSPRFVAIAGTTNVCAVATFRVSMDERGGCFSILLPYATIEPVRHLLNQRFMGEKLGRDTIWEVHMASEVRKVDVTLDVVLGERDMPLGAVRDFKVGQTIPLFADPDQPLDMQCSGVTIGRAQIGQRSNKIAVRLVSDIAKEKRA; encoded by the coding sequence ATGAGCGACGATTTCGAAGATTTCGATCTGCCCGAGCCGCCGCGGCTCGATCCGGGCGCGGACGCACTGCTTGACCAGGCGGGGATCGACGCGCTGTTCGGCCAGGTGGGCGGGTTCAGCCAGCCCAAGGAGGGGCTGCGCGCGGTCATCGAATCCAACGTCATCAGCCGCGAGCGGCTGCCGATGCTGGAGGTGGTGTTCGACCGCATGGTCCGGATCTTCGCGACGTCGATGCGCAACCTCACCTCAGACGCGATCGACGTCAGCCTTGAGGAAGTGACCTCGATCCGCTTCGGCGACTATCTCAACCACATCATGCTCCCCGCGATGATCGGCGTGTTCCGCGTCGAAGAGTGGGAAAATTACGGCCTGGTCTCGGTCGACTCGAGCCTGATCTATGCCGTGGTCGACGCGCTGCTCGGCGGGCGTCGCGGCGGGGGCGATCAGGTGATGATCGACGGGCGTGGCTTTACCACGATCGAGACCGACCTTGTCTCGCGCATGCTGGGCCATGTGCTCAACGACCTGTCGATCTCGATGGCGCCGATCACCCCGACCACGATCGAGCTGGAGCGTGTCGAGAGCAGCCCGCGCTTCGTCGCGATCGCCGGCACCACCAACGTCTGCGCCGTCGCGACCTTCCGCGTCAGCATGGACGAGCGCGGCGGATGTTTCAGCATCCTGCTGCCCTATGCGACGATCGAGCCCGTTCGCCACCTGCTCAACCAGCGGTTCATGGGCGAAAAGCTGGGCCGTGACACGATCTGGGAAGTCCATATGGCGTCGGAGGTCCGCAAGGTCGACGTGACGCTCGACGTGGTACTGGGCGAGCGCGACATGCCGCTGGGCGCGGTGCGCGACTTCAAGGTCGGGCAGACGATCCCGCTGTTCGCCGACCCCGACCAGCCGCTCGACATGCAATGCAGCGGCGTGACCATCGGTCGCGCCCAGATCGGCCAGCGGTCGAACAAGATCGCGGTGCGGCTGGTGTCCGACATCGCCAAGGAGAAGCGCGCATGA
- a CDS encoding GAF domain-containing protein, with translation MTVPDADDVPLSSEDALRRAALFASGLLALRESPQFAELLEELTEALDAPIGGVSLIDRGYCWLPVLRGIELDAVPLADSLCVEVVETLVPMAEPDLPANPQFAHNRFVAGPLALRAYAAVPLCGVQGAKLGTLFVADRRVRRDFADHAIPRLERTALRILDEAAAPHHMRRVGRTTVEGLEALIRRATRDGDDGLVTAIDRLMRDILPLTGVRES, from the coding sequence GTGACGGTCCCCGACGCGGACGACGTCCCCTTGTCGAGCGAAGATGCGCTGCGCCGCGCTGCGCTGTTCGCATCGGGATTGCTCGCGCTGCGGGAATCACCGCAATTTGCGGAACTGCTGGAAGAACTGACCGAAGCGCTGGACGCGCCGATTGGTGGCGTCAGCCTGATCGACCGTGGCTATTGCTGGCTTCCGGTTCTTCGCGGCATCGAACTCGACGCCGTCCCGCTTGCGGACTCGCTATGTGTCGAGGTGGTCGAAACGCTGGTCCCGATGGCCGAGCCCGACCTGCCCGCCAATCCACAATTCGCGCACAATCGCTTCGTTGCCGGACCGCTCGCGCTTCGTGCTTATGCCGCCGTTCCCCTCTGTGGGGTGCAGGGCGCGAAGCTCGGCACATTGTTCGTCGCGGATCGCCGCGTGCGACGTGACTTTGCCGATCATGCGATCCCGCGCCTTGAGCGCACGGCGTTGCGGATCCTGGATGAGGCGGCTGCACCGCACCATATGCGCCGCGTCGGTCGCACGACCGTCGAAGGACTGGAGGCGCTGATCCGACGCGCTACCCGGGACGGCGACGACGGGCTGGTTACCGCGATCGACCGATTGATGCGCGATATATTGCCGCTGACCGGTGTCCGGGAGAGTTAG
- a CDS encoding methyl-accepting chemotaxis protein: protein MNAFTNLKIAYKIAALMLMLGAVTLAIAINGTVSLSKVDKDYSHLAGTVLPNNTELARTNQGVIDMVYSGYQLTAYPAHSAEARAAVEREKEAHVTARKRLEDIVKAEPDTKGAIEPAIQKLDELHALVGESFKFGLANRNDEARAAMVPADAKANEVRAELRKVTIARAEAATAETENLSATTATTITTMLVIGVLGVVFAVGIGILVARKTIIAPLLGLEGTMRALAGGNNKVDVAGTDRIDEVGGMAKAVLVFRDAAQEQERLTAAKAAADAEQKMVIDTVSSHLESLAQGDLTRPIDAQFSGAYVALKDNFNGALSSLSTLIQSVKESVRSIGAGSGEIEAASEDLARRTESAAASLEETSAAVAQINDRLRNGAESATQTVGRADQAMVTVGTGRGTAEEAVAAMGRVADSAKGIDSVIEGLDKIAFQTRVLAMNAAVEAGRAGEAGRGFAVVADLVGQLAMRSEEEAKRAREQLTTTQNDVELAVGAVERVDGALVGISSDVSAVHELLSAMAQDNQAQAAAVQQIASAIGTMDESTQQNAAMVEQTSAAARSLNSEVRVLGERADSFRTVGGAAPAAPVRVAKPVSKAPVKAAAPAPKIEVKAVPQPSERVYQSPIKPLPAAAVASLVRRNDDWDEF from the coding sequence ATGAACGCCTTCACCAACCTCAAGATCGCCTACAAGATCGCCGCGCTGATGCTGATGCTCGGCGCCGTGACGCTCGCGATTGCCATCAACGGCACCGTTTCGCTGAGCAAGGTCGACAAGGACTATTCGCACCTCGCCGGTACCGTGCTGCCCAACAACACCGAACTCGCGCGCACCAACCAGGGCGTGATCGATATGGTCTATTCGGGTTATCAGCTGACCGCCTACCCGGCGCATAGTGCTGAGGCACGCGCGGCGGTGGAGCGCGAGAAAGAGGCGCACGTGACGGCGCGCAAGCGCCTTGAGGATATCGTCAAGGCAGAGCCCGACACCAAGGGGGCGATCGAGCCGGCGATTCAGAAGCTGGATGAGCTCCACGCCCTTGTCGGTGAGTCGTTCAAGTTCGGCCTGGCCAACCGCAATGACGAGGCGCGCGCGGCGATGGTGCCCGCTGATGCCAAGGCGAACGAGGTCCGCGCTGAACTGCGCAAAGTGACGATCGCTCGCGCCGAAGCTGCGACTGCCGAGACCGAGAATCTCTCCGCGACCACCGCCACCACCATCACCACCATGCTGGTGATCGGCGTGCTCGGCGTGGTGTTCGCTGTCGGCATCGGCATCTTGGTCGCGCGCAAGACGATCATCGCGCCGCTGCTCGGCCTTGAAGGCACGATGCGCGCCCTCGCGGGCGGCAACAATAAGGTCGATGTTGCCGGCACCGATCGCATCGACGAAGTGGGCGGCATGGCCAAGGCCGTGCTCGTCTTCCGCGACGCCGCGCAGGAGCAGGAGCGCCTGACCGCCGCGAAGGCCGCCGCAGATGCAGAGCAGAAGATGGTGATCGATACCGTCTCCTCGCATCTTGAATCGCTGGCGCAGGGCGACTTGACCCGTCCGATCGACGCGCAGTTCAGCGGTGCCTATGTCGCGCTCAAGGACAATTTTAATGGCGCGCTGTCCTCGCTCAGCACGCTGATCCAGTCGGTCAAGGAAAGCGTCCGTTCGATCGGTGCCGGTTCGGGCGAGATCGAGGCGGCTTCAGAAGACCTGGCGCGCCGCACCGAAAGCGCTGCCGCTTCGCTCGAGGAAACCTCGGCCGCTGTCGCCCAGATCAACGATCGTCTGCGCAATGGTGCCGAATCCGCGACCCAGACCGTGGGTCGCGCCGATCAGGCGATGGTCACCGTCGGCACCGGTCGTGGCACCGCCGAGGAAGCGGTTGCCGCGATGGGCCGCGTCGCCGACAGCGCCAAGGGCATCGACAGCGTGATCGAAGGGCTCGACAAGATTGCCTTCCAGACCCGCGTCCTGGCGATGAACGCGGCGGTCGAGGCCGGCCGCGCCGGTGAGGCGGGCCGTGGCTTTGCGGTCGTCGCCGACTTGGTCGGTCAGCTCGCGATGCGCTCGGAAGAAGAGGCCAAGCGCGCCCGCGAACAGCTGACCACCACCCAGAACGATGTCGAACTCGCGGTCGGTGCGGTCGAGCGCGTCGATGGCGCGCTTGTCGGCATCTCGTCCGACGTGTCGGCGGTGCATGAGCTCCTGAGCGCGATGGCGCAGGACAACCAGGCCCAGGCCGCGGCGGTCCAGCAGATCGCGTCGGCAATCGGCACCATGGATGAATCGACGCAGCAGAACGCGGCGATGGTCGAACAGACCTCGGCCGCCGCGCGCAGCCTGAACTCCGAAGTCCGCGTGCTCGGCGAACGTGCCGACAGCTTCCGCACCGTCGGCGGTGCTGCGCCAGCCGCGCCGGTCCGCGTCGCAAAGCCGGTCTCCAAGGCCCCGGTAAAGGCCGCCGCGCCCGCACCGAAGATCGAGGTCAAGGCTGTGCCCCAGCCCAGCGAGCGCGTCTATCAGTCGCCGATCAAGCCACTCCCGGCCGCTGCGGTCGCGTCGCTGGTGCGCCGCAACGACGACTGGGATGAATTCTGA
- a CDS encoding flagellar hook protein FlgE: MSLYSALYAGVAGLGAEATAMAVVADNISNINTIGYKGNDIQFRTLVSDGRAKSTYTAGGVMAAPQALISKQGLLQASSNTTDLGIEGGGFFVVRQSLDGDDVAFTRAGSFRPDEFGFLRNASGMYLQGWRLDSFGEFTNTGNVQALTPVRVSDLTGAAAPTTKIDVRANLQSTATAFTGVYNSGDMATGVVTPSFSRSFDIFDAQGTSHRVTMAYVRTGPNTWQGELYAEPATDVTTPNGVLASGELRFNPDGSLIRDDAVYTSDLFDPVDVTWSNAAGSVPIRLGLGENGTISGLSQFGSESAMIAATTDGGVLGNIASIQVSEAGLLSAVFDNGVTRPVFQLPVATFPNPDGLTRISGNAYLLSDKSGNASIDVAGALGAGTIRSSTLEASTVDLAQEFSNMIRFQRAYSAASKIITTVDDMLAEVSNLKR; this comes from the coding sequence TTGAGCCTTTATTCCGCACTTTATGCCGGTGTTGCAGGTCTCGGCGCCGAAGCGACTGCTATGGCCGTCGTCGCCGACAACATCAGTAACATCAACACCATTGGCTACAAGGGGAACGACATCCAGTTCCGCACCCTGGTCAGCGACGGTCGCGCCAAGTCGACCTATACCGCAGGCGGTGTGATGGCCGCGCCTCAGGCGCTGATCTCGAAGCAGGGCCTGCTTCAGGCCTCGAGCAACACCACCGACCTCGGCATCGAGGGCGGCGGCTTTTTCGTAGTGCGCCAATCGCTGGACGGGGACGACGTCGCCTTCACCCGTGCGGGCTCCTTCCGACCCGACGAATTTGGCTTTCTGCGCAATGCGTCGGGGATGTATCTTCAGGGCTGGCGTCTCGACAGCTTCGGCGAGTTCACCAACACCGGCAACGTCCAGGCGCTGACACCGGTCCGCGTCAGCGATCTGACCGGTGCGGCCGCGCCGACGACCAAGATCGACGTCCGCGCCAATCTTCAGTCGACCGCGACTGCGTTCACCGGCGTCTACAACTCGGGCGACATGGCGACCGGCGTCGTCACCCCGAGCTTCAGCCGCTCGTTCGATATTTTCGATGCGCAGGGCACGTCGCACCGCGTGACAATGGCCTATGTCCGCACCGGCCCGAACACCTGGCAGGGCGAGCTGTATGCCGAGCCGGCCACCGACGTCACCACCCCGAACGGCGTGCTGGCCAGCGGCGAACTGCGCTTCAACCCTGACGGCAGCCTGATCCGCGACGACGCGGTTTATACTTCGGACTTGTTTGATCCGGTCGACGTGACCTGGAGCAACGCGGCCGGTTCGGTGCCGATCCGTCTGGGTCTGGGCGAGAATGGCACGATCAGCGGTCTCAGCCAGTTCGGGTCGGAATCGGCGATGATCGCCGCTACCACCGACGGCGGCGTGTTAGGCAACATCGCGTCAATCCAGGTGTCGGAGGCGGGACTGCTCAGCGCTGTGTTCGACAATGGCGTGACGCGCCCGGTGTTCCAGCTTCCGGTTGCGACCTTCCCCAACCCGGATGGCCTGACGCGCATTTCGGGCAACGCCTATCTGCTGTCGGACAAGTCGGGCAACGCATCGATCGACGTTGCGGGCGCGCTTGGCGCAGGCACGATCCGGTCGAGCACGCTGGAAGCCTCCACCGTCGATCTGGCGCAGGAGTTCAGTAACATGATCCGCTTCCAGCGCGCCTACAGCGCCGCGTCGAAGATCATCACCACGGTGGACGACATGCTGGCGGAAGTCAGCAACCTCAAGCGCTGA
- a CDS encoding flagellar hook-associated protein FlgK: MSITEILGAAVSGMSAAQAGLKTVSTNIANVGTPGYARERANQSAAVHNGGVSGVLVGEPTRIADKFLEAAVYRRAQDLGMSEVQANYLDRMQALLGSPSGESSLPTRLDAITSAAIAMSGALGVEQNASDFVARATDAIGTIQRLDTDIATLAADADAEIGLTVERINALLKQVHSLNDAVSRLDGLGRSAAGTADQRNNAVQELSSLIAITVREQPNGRLMIETAGGAPLLDTRMRLLSYPTSKSGSGAALAEYPGIDIRFATDAGEPGAATGDRIESSAVGAKLGGLLDLRDRALPGFRDQLGTLFGGLARALNGASNAASAVPAPSRLDGSTTALATTDRLGFTGATIFAITDSSGTILARTRIDFDAMGPGATVDDALAAINAGLGGTGTASFADGRMTITAGATGRGVVVADDPAAPSNRGGVGFSQYFGLNDIVQTEGALLSPAGFSSGDQHGFDAGSTSDIMLRDSSGRVIARTTMTAAAGGTMGDLVTQLNASEIGSFGTFSIDSAGRFRFDQAAGVSGTTISIPADSTSRHGTGITFTALSGLTGGANGLAHGEIKPELRNSPGRLPLALFDTSAVVGERGLLPTDTRAAQFYVDSFGKVNDLGKEGNVSLERYASLILGETGTNAANAQTRYEDASARSQDAINRRDSYSGVNIDEELSLMIVLQNSYSAAARVVRVADEMYQALLGTVR; encoded by the coding sequence GTGTCGATTACCGAGATTCTGGGGGCTGCCGTATCGGGCATGAGCGCGGCGCAGGCCGGGCTCAAGACCGTGTCGACGAACATCGCGAACGTCGGCACCCCCGGTTATGCTCGGGAACGCGCGAACCAGTCCGCCGCCGTTCACAATGGCGGAGTCAGCGGCGTGCTGGTCGGCGAACCGACCCGCATCGCCGACAAGTTCCTGGAAGCTGCAGTCTACCGCCGCGCGCAAGACCTTGGCATGTCCGAAGTCCAGGCCAATTATCTCGATCGGATGCAGGCGCTGCTCGGTTCGCCAAGTGGTGAATCGTCGCTGCCCACCCGGCTCGACGCGATCACCAGCGCGGCGATCGCGATGTCGGGCGCGCTGGGGGTCGAGCAGAATGCATCGGACTTCGTCGCCCGCGCGACCGACGCGATCGGCACAATCCAGCGGCTCGACACCGATATCGCGACGCTTGCCGCCGATGCCGATGCCGAGATCGGTCTGACCGTCGAGCGGATCAATGCGCTGCTCAAGCAGGTCCATTCGCTCAATGACGCGGTCTCGCGGCTTGACGGCCTCGGCCGCAGCGCGGCGGGCACCGCCGATCAGCGCAACAACGCGGTGCAGGAACTCAGCAGCCTGATCGCGATCACCGTGCGCGAACAGCCCAATGGCCGGTTGATGATCGAGACCGCGGGCGGTGCGCCGTTGCTCGACACGCGGATGCGGTTGCTGTCCTATCCGACCTCCAAATCCGGGTCGGGTGCTGCGCTTGCTGAATATCCCGGCATCGACATCCGCTTTGCGACCGACGCGGGCGAGCCGGGTGCAGCGACCGGTGACCGCATCGAATCCTCGGCGGTGGGCGCAAAGCTTGGCGGCCTGCTCGACCTGCGCGACCGCGCGCTGCCGGGCTTTCGCGACCAGCTTGGAACCTTGTTCGGCGGCCTCGCCCGCGCGCTCAACGGCGCATCGAACGCGGCGAGTGCGGTTCCCGCGCCGTCGCGACTGGACGGGTCGACAACCGCGCTTGCGACCACCGACCGGCTCGGTTTCACCGGCGCCACGATTTTCGCCATTACCGACTCAAGTGGTACGATCCTCGCGCGCACGCGCATCGACTTTGATGCGATGGGGCCGGGGGCTACTGTTGATGATGCGCTTGCGGCGATCAATGCGGGGCTTGGAGGGACAGGCACGGCGAGCTTCGCCGACGGTCGCATGACAATCACTGCGGGTGCCACCGGACGCGGCGTTGTGGTCGCAGACGATCCGGCTGCGCCCAGCAACCGCGGCGGCGTTGGCTTCAGTCAGTATTTCGGTCTCAATGACATCGTCCAGACCGAGGGGGCGCTGCTCAGTCCCGCCGGATTTTCAAGCGGCGATCAGCACGGCTTCGACGCCGGCAGCACCTCCGACATCATGTTGCGCGATTCATCGGGTCGAGTGATCGCGCGGACCACGATGACTGCGGCGGCTGGCGGAACGATGGGCGACCTCGTCACCCAGCTCAACGCCAGCGAGATCGGCAGCTTCGGCACCTTCTCGATTGATTCCGCAGGCCGCTTCCGCTTCGACCAGGCGGCTGGGGTCAGTGGAACGACGATCTCGATCCCCGCCGATTCCACCAGCCGCCACGGCACCGGCATCACCTTTACTGCGCTGTCGGGTCTGACGGGTGGCGCGAACGGGCTGGCGCATGGTGAGATCAAGCCAGAGCTGCGCAACAGCCCTGGGCGCCTTCCCCTCGCTCTCTTCGACACTAGCGCGGTCGTGGGCGAGCGGGGACTGCTACCGACCGATACACGCGCCGCGCAATTCTATGTCGACAGCTTCGGCAAGGTGAACGACCTCGGCAAGGAGGGAAATGTCTCGCTGGAGCGCTACGCTTCGCTGATCTTGGGCGAGACGGGCACCAACGCGGCCAATGCGCAGACGCGGTACGAGGACGCTTCGGCGCGCAGCCAGGACGCGATCAATCGTCGCGACTCCTATTCGGGCGTCAACATCGACGAGGAACTCTCGCTGATGATCGTCCTGCAGAACAGCTATTCCGCCGCCGCGCGCGTCGTGCGCGTCGCGGACGAAATGTACCAGGCCCTGCTCGGGACCGTGAGATGA